One window of the Pseudomonas sihuiensis genome contains the following:
- a CDS encoding ISL3 family transposase translates to MHPIDLAAFWPGYEVVASRSVAENTLLIELEPQAARLPRCGRCQQPSPLIHERRLRQVRDRDLLDQRVLLQLPVRRVDCLRCGRVTERIDWLEPSSRLTQRLRVWLEGLLRILPISHVSQLTGLHWHTLKTLDKRRLEAEVGDFEPGTVRRLVMDEFALHKGHRYATVIMDAERTRVLWVGHGNSREAIRPFFELLGERCQQIEAVAMDMNTAFDLEVKQHCPQAEVVYDLFHVVARYGREVIDRIRVDQANLLRDDKPARKVVKRSRWLLLRNAENLKDSQAVQLQELLAANQPLATVYVLKDALKEVWYAPSVWEGWQRWRAWLRQARDSGLAPLQRFAKNLRRYIRGILASANFPMHTSLLEGVNNRIKVIKRMAYGFRDSDYFFLKIKAAFPGKAR, encoded by the coding sequence GTGCATCCTATTGATCTTGCCGCTTTCTGGCCAGGCTACGAAGTCGTCGCCTCTCGCTCCGTTGCTGAAAACACCCTGCTGATTGAGCTGGAACCCCAGGCCGCACGACTGCCCCGGTGCGGACGCTGTCAGCAGCCCAGTCCATTGATTCATGAGCGGCGTCTGCGCCAAGTGCGTGATCGTGATCTGTTGGATCAGCGCGTGTTGCTCCAACTGCCCGTACGTCGCGTTGACTGCCTGCGCTGTGGCCGAGTGACCGAGCGGATCGACTGGCTTGAGCCGTCCTCTCGCCTGACTCAGCGTTTACGGGTCTGGCTCGAGGGCTTGCTGCGGATATTGCCCATCAGCCACGTCAGCCAACTCACTGGATTGCACTGGCACACCCTCAAGACACTCGACAAACGCCGCCTGGAGGCCGAGGTGGGGGATTTCGAGCCAGGCACTGTACGTCGCCTGGTGATGGATGAGTTCGCTCTACACAAAGGCCATCGCTATGCCACGGTGATCATGGACGCCGAGCGAACGCGGGTACTGTGGGTCGGTCACGGCAATAGCCGTGAGGCCATTCGTCCGTTCTTCGAATTGCTCGGTGAGCGCTGCCAGCAAATCGAGGCGGTTGCCATGGACATGAACACCGCCTTCGATCTGGAGGTAAAGCAGCATTGCCCTCAAGCCGAAGTGGTGTACGACCTGTTCCATGTGGTGGCGCGCTACGGGCGTGAGGTGATTGACCGCATCCGCGTCGACCAGGCCAACCTGTTGCGCGATGACAAACCGGCACGCAAGGTGGTCAAGCGCAGCCGCTGGCTGCTACTGCGCAATGCAGAAAACCTCAAGGACAGCCAAGCCGTTCAGCTACAGGAGTTGCTTGCTGCCAACCAGCCATTGGCCACGGTTTATGTGCTCAAGGACGCGCTGAAGGAAGTTTGGTACGCCCCGAGCGTATGGGAGGGCTGGCAACGCTGGCGGGCCTGGCTACGGCAGGCCCGTGACAGCGGTTTGGCACCGCTACAGCGCTTCGCCAAAAACCTTAGACGCTATATTCGCGGCATCCTCGCCAGCGCCAATTTCCCTATGCATACCAGCCTGTTGGAGGGTGTGAACAACCGTATCAAGGTGATCAAGCGCATGGCCTATGGCTTCCGGGACTCAGACTACTTCTTCCTGAAAATCAAGGCCGCCTTCCCCGGGAAAGCGCGATGA
- a CDS encoding OprD family porin, protein MRKTSLALAVAASTLGLSQVAFADLVGDTKVSLEARNFYFNRDFREGAGQSKQEEWAQGFILRMNSGFTEGTVGFGADAIGMYGFKLDSGDGTAGSGLLVPDRSSGGSQDNYSGLAVAAKAKVSNSTLRVGHMQFKNAAIASSDSRLLPQIFRGGHLVSQEIEGLTLDAGYLDEVNNRNSQDYEDMMLNTYSFSGIQFRGLNQSNEFIFAGGNYKLTNDLTAGYYYSNLEDMYKQHSFNLVHVLPLGDKQSLKTDLRYARSTDDGQSNVDNKAFGAMVTYALSGHSFGIGYQQMDGDTGFAYVGGTDPFLVNYVQIGNFAAKDEKSWQARYDFNFASIGIPGLTFMTRYLTGDNIDRGAGVSEGREWERNTDIAYVFQEGALKNLGLRWRNATMRNNFSRNIDENRLIVSYTLPLM, encoded by the coding sequence ATGAGAAAGACCTCCCTGGCACTGGCCGTAGCCGCCAGCACCCTGGGCCTGAGCCAAGTCGCCTTCGCCGACCTGGTCGGCGATACCAAAGTCAGCCTGGAAGCACGTAACTTCTATTTCAACCGTGATTTTCGTGAGGGCGCAGGTCAGTCCAAGCAAGAAGAATGGGCGCAGGGTTTCATTCTGCGCATGAACTCTGGCTTCACTGAAGGCACCGTTGGCTTTGGTGCTGATGCCATTGGTATGTATGGCTTCAAACTGGACTCTGGTGATGGCACCGCAGGCAGTGGTCTGCTGGTCCCTGACCGTTCTTCAGGTGGTTCTCAGGACAATTACTCTGGTCTGGCTGTAGCGGCCAAGGCCAAGGTTTCCAACAGCACTCTGCGTGTTGGTCACATGCAGTTCAAGAACGCTGCAATCGCGTCCAGCGATAGTCGTCTGCTGCCGCAAATCTTCCGTGGTGGTCACCTGGTTTCTCAGGAAATTGAAGGTCTTACTCTGGATGCGGGTTACCTGGATGAGGTAAATAACCGCAACTCGCAAGACTATGAAGACATGATGCTGAACACTTACTCGTTCAGTGGCATTCAATTCAGGGGTTTGAATCAGAGCAACGAGTTCATCTTTGCCGGTGGTAACTACAAGCTGACCAATGATCTGACGGCTGGTTACTACTATTCCAACTTGGAGGATATGTACAAGCAGCATTCCTTCAATCTGGTGCATGTGCTGCCCCTGGGCGATAAGCAGAGCCTGAAGACTGATCTGCGTTACGCTCGCTCCACTGATGACGGCCAAAGCAATGTCGATAACAAAGCCTTCGGCGCCATGGTTACCTATGCGCTGAGTGGCCACTCCTTCGGTATTGGCTATCAGCAAATGGATGGTGACACCGGCTTTGCCTATGTCGGTGGTACTGATCCGTTCCTGGTCAACTACGTTCAGATCGGTAACTTCGCTGCCAAAGACGAGAAGTCTTGGCAGGCGCGTTACGATTTCAACTTCGCTTCCATCGGCATCCCTGGTCTGACCTTCATGACCCGCTACCTGACCGGTGACAACATCGATCGTGGTGCTGGCGTTTCCGAAGGCCGTGAATGGGAACGCAACACTGACATCGCCTATGTCTTCCAGGAAGGTGCACTGAAGAACCTGGGTCTTCGCTGGCGCAACGCTACTATGCGCAACAACTTCAGTCGCAACATCGACGAAAATCGTCTGATCGTCAGCTACACCCTGCCGCTGATGTAA